Proteins from a genomic interval of Lolium perenne isolate Kyuss_39 chromosome 1, Kyuss_2.0, whole genome shotgun sequence:
- the LOC127333661 gene encoding uncharacterized mitochondrial protein AtMg00810-like — MYLLVYVDDIILISSSDAVADRLVSALSGDFAVKDLGALHYFLGLEVSRSSAGLTLTQQKYSLDLLRRASMLKCKHATTPMSASDRMSALDGDILSPDDPTEYRSLVGGLQYLTITRPDVSYAVNRVYQYLHAPRTSHWSAVKRILRYICLTASYGLLLQPAPSCALSAFSDADWAGNPDDRRSTGGYAVFFGPNLITWNARKQATVSRSSTEAEYKAVANATAELI, encoded by the coding sequence ATGTACCTGCTGgtgtatgttgatgatatcatccTCATCAGCTCCTCTGATGCTGTTGCTGACCGCCTTGTGTCTGCACTCAGTGGTGATTTCGCTGTTAAGGATTTGGGTGCTCTGCACTATTTCCTTGGTCTGGAGGTCTCACGGTCTTCTGCTGGGCTGACTCTTACACAACAGAAGTATTCTCTGGACTTGCTGCGCCGTGCTAGTATGTTGAAGTGTAAACATGCTACCACTCCTATGTCTGCTTCTGATCGCATGTCTGCTCTTGATGGAGACATTCTTTCGCCTGATGACCCTACTGAGTACCGCAGCCTTGTTGGAGGGCTGCAATACCTCACTATCACCAGACCAGATGTCTCTTATGCAGTCAACCGTGTGTATCAGTACCTTCATGCACCTCGGACGTCTCATTGGTCAGCTGTGAAGCGTATTTTGCGCTATATCTGTCTCACTGCCTCGTATGGCTTGCTTCTTCAGCCGGCCCCGTCTTGTGCGCTTTCAGCTTTCTCGGATGCAGATTGGGCTGGTAATCCAGATgacaggcgatccacggggggctaTGCAGTATTCTTTGGTCCTAACTTGATCACCTGGAATGCTCGCAAGCAGGCTACAGTATCTCGCAGTAGTACTGAAGCTGAATACAAGGCGGTTGCTAATGCTACAGCTGAGCTCATATGA
- the LOC127303800 gene encoding WAT1-related protein At1g44800 has translation MELAGKWRKVMPYLAMVFLQFGFAGLFLISVASLRQGMSHYVLVVYRNAVAAVVMAPFALWFERKTRAKMTLSLFFKVLALALLEPVLDQNFFYMGANSTSASFSSALTNILPAVTFVNAILLRMERINIRERRSQAKIAGTLITVGGALLMILFSGPVVSFPWTKHSAGHAIADSASHSSGRWLMGIFMILLSCFCWSAFFILQSHTLRSYPSELSLTTLICGMGVMQSGAVALVMEHDMKAWAIGFDMRLFTAVYSGIMCSGVAYYVQGIVIQERGPVFVTAFSPLCMIIVTVLGSFILSEVITLGRIIGAMVIVVGVYALIWGKSNDHVNQVERDDDFEKHKAFELPFTATSITKESNLDRI, from the exons ATGGAACTCGCCGGGAAATGGAGGAAAGTGATGCCTTACCTGGCCATGGTCTTCCTCCAGTTCGGCTTCGCCGGCCTCTTCCTCATCTCCGTCGCCTCGCTGCGGCAGGGCATGAGCCACTACGTCCTCGTCGTCTACCGGaatgccgtcgccgccgtcgtcatGGCGCCCTTCGCGCTATGGTTTGAAAG GAAAACAAGGGCCAAAATGACCCTCTCACTGTTCTTCAAGGTCCTCGCGCTGGCGCTACTTGA GCCTGTGCTTGACCAGAACTTCTTCTACATGGGAGCCAATAGCACGTCGGCGAGCTTCTCGTCGGCGCTCACCAACATATTGCCTGCCGTAACATTTGTAAACGCCATACTACTCAG GATGGAGAGAATAAACATCAGGGAGCGGCGGAGCCAGGCGAAGATCGCCGGCACTCTGATCACTGTCGGGGGAGCGTTGCTCATGATACTCTTCAGCGGCCCCGTGGTCAGCTTCCCATGGACGAAGCACTCCGCCGGCCACGCCATCGCGGACAGCGCCAGCCACAGCAgcggccgctggctcatgggcatCTTCATGATCCTGCTGAGCTGCTTCTGCTGGTCCGCCTTCTTCATACTCCAG TCGCACACGTTGAGGAGTTACCCGTCGGAGCTGTCCCTGACGACGTTGATATGCGGCATGGGGGTGATGCAGAGCGGCGCGGTGGCGCTGGTGATGGAGCATGACATGAAGGCTTGGGCCATCGGCTTCGACATGAGGCTCTTCACCGCCGTCTACTCT GGGATCATGTGTTCTGGGGTTGCTTACTATGTGCAAGGGATAGTGATCCAGGAGAGGGGGCCGGTGTTCGTCACTGCTTTCAGCCCTCTCTGCATGATCATAGTCACCGTGCTAGGCTCTTTCATTCTCTCCGAGGTGATCACACTGGGAAG GATTATTGGCGCTATGGTTATTGTTGTCGGTGTCTACGCTCTCATCTGGGGCAAGAGCAACGATCACGTGAACCAAGTCGAGCGAGACGACGATTTTGAGAagcacaaagcttttgagctaccgTTTACTGCGACAAGCATTACCAAGGAAAGCAACCTCGATCGCATTTGA